The sequence GAGCCCGTCTTAAGCCCGTATAGCGCCGAGTAGTGACTGGAAGGTGAGCGCTAATGGCAACTAACGAAGCAACCGTGCAGTGGCTGGGGAAGCGCCAGGAGTTCGACTACGCCGACGGGGTCGCCGGCTACGTGATGGTGGGGGTCCGACTGATCGTCGGTTACTGGTTCCTCCACGCCGGGTGGGGGAAACTCGTGGCCGGCGAGCCGTTCGACGCGGCGGGCTACCTGCAACACGCCGAGACGCCTATCGCCCCGCTGTTCGAGCTCGTCGCCGGGACGCCCTGGCTGCTCGAGTTCACCAACGTGATGATCCCGCTCGGTGAGTTCTGCATCGGACTGGGGCTCATTGTGGGGGCGCTCGTGCGCCTGGCCGCCTTCTTCGGTGGCGTCCTCATGGTGTTGTTCTATCTTGGCAACGCCGACTGGGCGAACGGCTACGTCAACGGCGACCTGCTCGGACTCCTCATGTTCGTGCTCGTCGGGGTCTTCGCCGCGGGACGGCTCCTCGGCGTCGACGCCTACCTCGAGGAGACCGAGTTCGTCCGTCAGCGGCCGTGGCTGGGCTACCTCCTCGGGTAATGCCGCGGGGTAGCCCGGCCCGGTTCGATCGGTTTCGGTTTTCCACTATTCTACTCCGCAGCAGGGCCCACCATTAACTACGGCGTCGGTGTACGACGCCCGATGGCCGACAGCCGCCCGAACGTTCTGTTCGTCCTCACCGATCAGGAGCGCTACGACTGCACGGCGCCCGAGGGGCCACCCGTCGAGACGCCGGCGATGGATCAACTCTCGAGCGAGGGGATGCGCTTCTCGCGGGCGTGTACGCCGATCAGCATCTGCACGAGCGCCCGCGCCTCCCTCATGACTGGCCTGTTCCCCCACGGCCACGGGATGTTGAACAACAGCCACGAGGCCGACGCGATCCGGCCGAACCTGCCGACAGACCTGCCGACGTTCTCCGAGGAATTGGCCGACAGCGGCTACGACTGCAGCTACACCGGGAAGTGGCACGTGGGCCGCGACCAGACCCCCGAGGACTTCGGCTTCTCCTATCTCGGCGGCAGCGACAAACACCACGACGACATCGACGAGGCGTTCCGCGAGTACCGCGAGGAGCGCGGGGTTCCGCTCGGCGAGGTCGATCTCGAGGAGGAACTCTACACCGGCGACGACCCGCGCGATGCGAGCGAGGGGACGTTCGTCGCGGCGACGACGTCCGTCGACGTCGAGGAGACCCGCGCGTACTTACTCGCCGAGCGGACAGTCGACGCGATCGAGGACCACGCCGAGAGCGGTGGCGACGCGCCCTTCTTCCACCGCGCCGACTTCTACGGTCCCCACCACCCCTACGTCGTCCCCGAGCCCTACGCCTCGATGTACGACCCCGACGAGATCGACCCGCCCGAAAGCTACGCCGAGACCTACGACGGGAAGCCCCAAATTCACGAGAATTTTCACCACTATCGGGGCGCCGACGGCCTCGAGTGGGATCACTGGGCCGAGGCCACCGCGAAGTACTGGGGGTTCGTCTCGCTGATCGACGACCAGCTCGCGCGGATCCTCGAGGCGCTCGAGGACCGCGGACTGGCGGACGAGACGGCCGTCGTCCACGCCTCGGATCACGGTGA comes from Haloterrigena salifodinae and encodes:
- a CDS encoding sulfatase-like hydrolase/transferase; its protein translation is MADSRPNVLFVLTDQERYDCTAPEGPPVETPAMDQLSSEGMRFSRACTPISICTSARASLMTGLFPHGHGMLNNSHEADAIRPNLPTDLPTFSEELADSGYDCSYTGKWHVGRDQTPEDFGFSYLGGSDKHHDDIDEAFREYREERGVPLGEVDLEEELYTGDDPRDASEGTFVAATTSVDVEETRAYLLAERTVDAIEDHAESGGDAPFFHRADFYGPHHPYVVPEPYASMYDPDEIDPPESYAETYDGKPQIHENFHHYRGADGLEWDHWAEATAKYWGFVSLIDDQLARILEALEDRGLADETAVVHASDHGDFVGNHRQFNKGPLMYDDTYRIPLQVRWPGVVEPGSTCEAPVHLHDLTATFLEMGGVDVPESFDSRSLVPLLEAGGDPDAAPDDWPDSTFAQYHGDEFGLYTQRMVRTERYKYVYNGPDIDELYDLEADPAELQNLIDHPDYADVREEMRERLIDWMHKTDDPNQGWVPDVLEDVS
- a CDS encoding DoxX family protein produces the protein MATNEATVQWLGKRQEFDYADGVAGYVMVGVRLIVGYWFLHAGWGKLVAGEPFDAAGYLQHAETPIAPLFELVAGTPWLLEFTNVMIPLGEFCIGLGLIVGALVRLAAFFGGVLMVLFYLGNADWANGYVNGDLLGLLMFVLVGVFAAGRLLGVDAYLEETEFVRQRPWLGYLLG